Proteins from one Meriones unguiculatus strain TT.TT164.6M chromosome 10, Bangor_MerUng_6.1, whole genome shotgun sequence genomic window:
- the Pdzk1 gene encoding Na(+)/H(+) exchange regulatory cofactor NHE-RF3, with amino-acid sequence MASTYNPRECKLSKQEGQNYGFFLRIEKDTEGHLVRVIESGSPAEKAGLLDGDRVLRINGVFVDKEEHAQVVDLVRQSGNSVTLLVLDGDSYEKAVKNQVDLKGLDQGQKEPALNDGTAGPVMNGALKNTQPRLCYLVKEGSGFGFSLKTVQGKKGVYLTDLTPQGVAKRAGVLEEDRLMEVNGENVEEASHEEVVDKVKKAGKRIVFLLVDKDTARRQCEEKTQFRRETASLELLPHQPRVVVIKKGSDGYGFSLKVAPEQRGQIVKDVESGSPAEAAGLKNDDLVVAVNGQSVEALSHDGVVEMIRKGGDQTVLLVVDKEADSLYRLAHFSPLLYCQSQELPVGSVKEAPPPIAAPPEGSCSDTPEDAGGQKLKLCRLIKDDKDSYGFLLNAFWGQPGSFIKEVQRGGPADRAGLKDEDVVIQVNGEDVQAEPYDSVANRIKSSQEVTLLVCRKKAYAYFQAKKIPVSSVADPLVDCSDGRGEMSAELERDSHLTKERTPSTISNSSSNSEDTEM; translated from the exons ATGGCCTCCACCTACAACCCCAGAGAGTGCAAACTGTCCAAACAGGAGGGGCAGAACTATGGCTTCTTCCTGCGCATCGAGAAGGACACGGAGGGCCACCTGGTGCGAGTCATCGAGTCGGGGAGCCCAGCAGAGAAGGCGGGGCTCCTGGATGGGGACCGGGTCCTCAGAATCAACGGTGTCTTTGTCGACAAGGAAGAGCACGCGCAG GTGGTGGACCTGGTCAGACAGAGTGGGAATTCGGTGACTTTGCTGGTTCTGGATGGAGACTCCTATGAGAAGGCTGTAAAAAATCAGGTGGACTTGAAAGGATTGGACCAAGGCCAGAAGGAGCCGGCTTTGAACGACGGGACAGCAGGCCCCGTGATGAACGGCGCGCTGAAGAACACCCAGCCTCGGCTCTGCTACCTGGTGAAGGAGGGCAGCGGCTTTGGCTTCTCTCTGAAAACTGTCCAAG GGAAAAAGGGTGTGTACCTGACGGACCTAACGCCCCAGGGCGTGGCCAAGAGAGCCGGCGTCCTGGAGGAGGATCGCTTGATGGAGGTGAACGGAGAGAACGTGGAGGAGGCCAGTCACGAGGAGGTGGTGGACAAG GTGAAGAAGGCAGGAAAGCGCATTGTGTTCCTCCTGGTGGACAAAGACACCGCCAGGCGCCAGTGCGAGGAGAAGACGCAATTCAGGAGGGAGACGGCCAGTCTGGAACTGCTGCCCCACCAGCCCCGGGTGGTGGTCATCAAGAAGGGAAGCGACGGCTACGGGTTCTCTCTGAAGGTGGCCCCTGAACAGAGAG GTCAAATCGTCAAGGACGTAGAATCTGGAAGCCCAGCAGAGGCAGCCGGCCTGAAGAACGATGACTTGGTAGTCGCGGTCAACGGCCAGTCTGTGGAAGCCCTTAGTCATGACGGTGTGGTGGAGATGATTAGAAAGGGCGGGGACCAGACGGTGCTCTTGGTGGTGGACAAGGAGGCGGACAGCCTCTACAGGCTG GCTCATTTTTCTCCACTTCTCTACTGCCAAAGTCAAGAACTGCCTGTTGGTTCTGTCAAGGAAGCCCCACCTCCCATCGCTGCTCCTCCGGAGGGCTCATGCTCAGACACTCCAGAGGATGCCGGAGGTCAGAAACTCAAGCTCTGCAGGCTGATTAAGGACGACAAGGACAGCTATGGCTTTCTCCTGAACGCCTTCTGGGGTCAGCCAGGCTCCTTTATCAAAGAG GTACAGCGGGGCGGCCCGGCTGACAGGGCGGGGCTGAAGGACGAGGATGTCGTCATCCAGGTGAACGGTGAAGATGTGCAGGCCGAACCCTATGACAGTGTAGCCAACAGGATCAAGAGCAGCCAGGAGGTCACTCTCTTGGTCTGTAGAAAGAAGGCCTATGCCTACTTCCAAGCTAAGAAGATCCCCGTGTCCTCCGTGGCCGACCCCCTGGTGGACTGCTCTGATGGCAGAGGAGAAATGTCAGCGGAGTTGGAGCGTGACTCCCACCTAACGAAGGAACGA